One window from the genome of Engraulis encrasicolus isolate BLACKSEA-1 chromosome 16, IST_EnEncr_1.0, whole genome shotgun sequence encodes:
- the hemgn gene encoding uncharacterized protein hemgn isoform X1 yields MEQTTENESLSSERKDPEVEEGGIRRRLRDRDLLKKRKAEAEEKANQWVYGAESRKKERREERSTGKKGRPRKIKPPAEVQLPQEEGPLMNVAPAPAAETEAFPTIPAAPPESVEVPVVAEAEPRPGLLSIPVPFPLPSIRGPSMPVSLVPSAPPPLVFSTAGAVPASAPASSSALATSSGSAEKVLIEDLGPDEEEDLPLAQSDEIIGEGRPADEELPADMPEQDKTFSYPLFASPPLQQEYFPGNFI; encoded by the exons ATGGAGCAGACAACAGAAAACGAGAGCTTGTCATCAGAGAGGAAAGATCCTGAAGTTGAAG AGGGCGGAATTCGGCGCCGGCTGAGGGACAGAGATCTCCTCAAGAAGAGGAAGGCTGAGGCAGAAGAGAAAGCTAACCAGTGGGTTTATGG AGCTGAGAGTAGGAAGAAGgaaagacgagaagagaggagcacgGGTAAGAAGGGGCGTCCAAGGAAGATTAAACCCCCAGCGGAAGTACAATTGCCTCAGGAAGAGGGCCCTCTCATGAATGTTGCCCCTGCCCCAGCGGCTGAGACCGAAGCTTTTCCCACCATACCAGCAGCACCTCCAGAGTCTGTGGAGGTCCCAGTTGTGGCAGAGGCAGAGCCACGTCCAGGTCTACTTTCAATCCCAGTGCCGTTTCCATTGCCCTCCATCCGGGGTCCATCCATGCCAGTCTCACTTGTCCCATCTGCCCCACCCCCCCTAGTCTTCTCTACTGCCGGTGCagtccctgcctctgcccctgcctctTCTTCTGCATTGGCAACAAGCTCTGGGTCCGCAGAAAAGGTTCTGATTGAAGATTTGGGTCCAGATGAGGAAGAGGACCTTCCACTGGCCCAGAGTGACGAGATTATTGGTGAAG GTAGGCCCGCAGATGAAGAGTTGCCTGCTGACATGCCTGAGCAGGATAAGACATTTTCATATCCTCTGTTCGCCTCTCCACCACTCCAGCAAGAATATTTTCCAGGGAATTTTATATAA
- the trmo gene encoding tRNA (adenine(37)-N6)-methyltransferase isoform X2 has protein sequence MAIFYIAKRHRDSGSIRTTPIGYINSCFAAKNGTPRQPTVCGPSRATLQIQQTVFNNPDHPLIGLDEYSHVWIIFLFHKNGHLSYKAKVRPPRLNGQRVGVYSTRSPHRPNALGLTLAKLEKVEGDTLHLTGVDMIVGTPVLDIKPYIPCYDCPHTRLDTAVQEGDLLSEDESDCQITSPSGPNTALVLDSEEASTTPCQVSPRSDGLGALGEMLSEVKDYLQQGELTKGGAAEESNQSELVGPEGDAGGRLHFGQESYSTIAGWIKQPPVSTLEVRFTSHAERELMEFLPSDSTVMDKPRFKFLKDSDEAAAAIKAVLSADPRSVYRRTRCQDRLFFFSMDTADITCWFGDGFAEVLRVQPILL, from the exons GGTCCATAAGAACAACTCCCATAGGATACATAAATTCTTGCTTTGCGGCCAAAAATGGCACCCCACGACAGCCTACTGTTTGTGGTCCTTCCCGTGCTACTTTGCAAATTCAGCAGACGGTCTTTAACAACCCAGACCATCCACTGATTGGACTAGATGAATACTCACATGTTTG gATAATATTTCTCTTCCACAAGAATGGACATCTTAGCTACAAAGCTAAAGTGAGACCTCCACGCCTGAATGGGCAGCGAGTTGGAGTGTACTCCACCCGCAGCCCCCACCGCCCCAATGCCTTGGGTTTGACTCTGGCCAAGCTTGAGAAAGTTGAAG GTGACACACTTCACTTGACAGGTGTTGATATGATTGTTGGCACTCCGGTCCTGGACATCAAGCCATACATTCCCTGCTATGATTGCCCACATACCCGACTTGATACTGCTGTACAGGAGGGTGACTTACTGTCAGAGGATGAAAGTGACTGCCAGATAACCAGCCCCTCTGGACCTAACACAGCACTAGTGTTAGATTCTGAAGAAGCTTCAACAACACCTTGCCAAGTCTCTCCAAGATCAGATGGACTCGGTGCGCTGGGCGAGATGCTGTCAGAAGTGAAGGACTATCTCCAGCAAGGCGAGTTAACCAAAGGTGGAGCAGCAGAAGAATCCAATCAGAGTGAACTTGTAGGACCTGAGGGGGATGCTGGAGGCAGGCTGCACTTCGGGCAGGAGTCCTACAGCACCATCGCTGGTTGGATAAAACAACCTCCTGTGAGCACCCTGGAGGTACGCTTCACCAGTCATGCTGAGAGAGAGCTCATGGAGTTTTTACCATCTGATAGTACAG TGATGGACAAGCCAAGGTTTAAGTTCCTGAAAGACTCTGATGAAGCAGCTGCTGCTATAAAAGCTGTCTTGTCTGCTGATCCTCGCTCTGTTTACCGACGAACTCGTTGCCAGGACCGCCTTTTCTTCTTCAGCATGGATACAGCTGATATAACTTGCTGGTTTGGAGATGGTTTTGCAGAAGTGTTACGAGTTCAACCCATTTTGCTTTAA
- the trmo gene encoding tRNA (adenine(37)-N6)-methyltransferase isoform X1, translating into MSCNSGEDVEKLQQQISVMRKELKNLRQRADGSVRSHRKHMTTLQSALSKIGENKLQLCVKPNVDHDLGLSLEKGSIRTTPIGYINSCFAAKNGTPRQPTVCGPSRATLQIQQTVFNNPDHPLIGLDEYSHVWIIFLFHKNGHLSYKAKVRPPRLNGQRVGVYSTRSPHRPNALGLTLAKLEKVEGDTLHLTGVDMIVGTPVLDIKPYIPCYDCPHTRLDTAVQEGDLLSEDESDCQITSPSGPNTALVLDSEEASTTPCQVSPRSDGLGALGEMLSEVKDYLQQGELTKGGAAEESNQSELVGPEGDAGGRLHFGQESYSTIAGWIKQPPVSTLEVRFTSHAERELMEFLPSDSTVMDKPRFKFLKDSDEAAAAIKAVLSADPRSVYRRTRCQDRLFFFSMDTADITCWFGDGFAEVLRVQPILL; encoded by the exons ATGTCTTGCAACTCCGGGGAAGACGTGGAGAAGCTTCAGCAGCAAATATCAGTGATGCGGAAGGAGCTGAAAAATCTGAG GCAGCGTGCAGATGGCTCCGTACGTTCCCACAGGAAACACATGACTACTTTACAGTCAGCTTTGTCGAAAATCGGTGAAAACAAGCTGCAACTTTGTGTTAAACCTAACGTTGACCATGACTTGGGATTGTCTCTGGAAAAAG GGTCCATAAGAACAACTCCCATAGGATACATAAATTCTTGCTTTGCGGCCAAAAATGGCACCCCACGACAGCCTACTGTTTGTGGTCCTTCCCGTGCTACTTTGCAAATTCAGCAGACGGTCTTTAACAACCCAGACCATCCACTGATTGGACTAGATGAATACTCACATGTTTG gATAATATTTCTCTTCCACAAGAATGGACATCTTAGCTACAAAGCTAAAGTGAGACCTCCACGCCTGAATGGGCAGCGAGTTGGAGTGTACTCCACCCGCAGCCCCCACCGCCCCAATGCCTTGGGTTTGACTCTGGCCAAGCTTGAGAAAGTTGAAG GTGACACACTTCACTTGACAGGTGTTGATATGATTGTTGGCACTCCGGTCCTGGACATCAAGCCATACATTCCCTGCTATGATTGCCCACATACCCGACTTGATACTGCTGTACAGGAGGGTGACTTACTGTCAGAGGATGAAAGTGACTGCCAGATAACCAGCCCCTCTGGACCTAACACAGCACTAGTGTTAGATTCTGAAGAAGCTTCAACAACACCTTGCCAAGTCTCTCCAAGATCAGATGGACTCGGTGCGCTGGGCGAGATGCTGTCAGAAGTGAAGGACTATCTCCAGCAAGGCGAGTTAACCAAAGGTGGAGCAGCAGAAGAATCCAATCAGAGTGAACTTGTAGGACCTGAGGGGGATGCTGGAGGCAGGCTGCACTTCGGGCAGGAGTCCTACAGCACCATCGCTGGTTGGATAAAACAACCTCCTGTGAGCACCCTGGAGGTACGCTTCACCAGTCATGCTGAGAGAGAGCTCATGGAGTTTTTACCATCTGATAGTACAG TGATGGACAAGCCAAGGTTTAAGTTCCTGAAAGACTCTGATGAAGCAGCTGCTGCTATAAAAGCTGTCTTGTCTGCTGATCCTCGCTCTGTTTACCGACGAACTCGTTGCCAGGACCGCCTTTTCTTCTTCAGCATGGATACAGCTGATATAACTTGCTGGTTTGGAGATGGTTTTGCAGAAGTGTTACGAGTTCAACCCATTTTGCTTTAA
- the hemgn gene encoding mitogen-activated protein kinase 7 isoform X2: MEQTTENESLSSERKDPEVEEGGIRRRLRDRDLLKKRKAEAEEKANQAESRKKERREERSTGKKGRPRKIKPPAEVQLPQEEGPLMNVAPAPAAETEAFPTIPAAPPESVEVPVVAEAEPRPGLLSIPVPFPLPSIRGPSMPVSLVPSAPPPLVFSTAGAVPASAPASSSALATSSGSAEKVLIEDLGPDEEEDLPLAQSDEIIGEGRPADEELPADMPEQDKTFSYPLFASPPLQQEYFPGNFI; this comes from the exons ATGGAGCAGACAACAGAAAACGAGAGCTTGTCATCAGAGAGGAAAGATCCTGAAGTTGAAG AGGGCGGAATTCGGCGCCGGCTGAGGGACAGAGATCTCCTCAAGAAGAGGAAGGCTGAGGCAGAAGAGAAAGCTAACCA AGCTGAGAGTAGGAAGAAGgaaagacgagaagagaggagcacgGGTAAGAAGGGGCGTCCAAGGAAGATTAAACCCCCAGCGGAAGTACAATTGCCTCAGGAAGAGGGCCCTCTCATGAATGTTGCCCCTGCCCCAGCGGCTGAGACCGAAGCTTTTCCCACCATACCAGCAGCACCTCCAGAGTCTGTGGAGGTCCCAGTTGTGGCAGAGGCAGAGCCACGTCCAGGTCTACTTTCAATCCCAGTGCCGTTTCCATTGCCCTCCATCCGGGGTCCATCCATGCCAGTCTCACTTGTCCCATCTGCCCCACCCCCCCTAGTCTTCTCTACTGCCGGTGCagtccctgcctctgcccctgcctctTCTTCTGCATTGGCAACAAGCTCTGGGTCCGCAGAAAAGGTTCTGATTGAAGATTTGGGTCCAGATGAGGAAGAGGACCTTCCACTGGCCCAGAGTGACGAGATTATTGGTGAAG GTAGGCCCGCAGATGAAGAGTTGCCTGCTGACATGCCTGAGCAGGATAAGACATTTTCATATCCTCTGTTCGCCTCTCCACCACTCCAGCAAGAATATTTTCCAGGGAATTTTATATAA